From a region of the Pecten maximus chromosome 18, xPecMax1.1, whole genome shotgun sequence genome:
- the LOC117316473 gene encoding uncharacterized protein LOC117316473, whose amino-acid sequence MASATVVNNFTTPRTNSMSSARLTNTPLANVLPVSRLTNRTGSMLDIINVDDDITHTVANLLDVSRNESEDYEELLENMGKTLQAERNLWKQRLNAAMHEIDRQHKLIIGHDTLVQELRFLLCIEPPQNSKPEKILEDEMLQDTLSTETVLQDLKLKIKHLKQLAGVNEDILPKNPKEKMAKYSELDFKYLKNAIANLHWEKDSLQSKIEERDTEILWLKGELKNTTGQLTKMQDIVTSYNASHNGIGFHLENMENDNLSEMEKSSRQTCKQLTPKRTPNTKERKYIEGDQIVSYPVGKEEVAFWKTRLKANVYSNKGGNSRTGVAQCLRCNRLFKPSDNNNKACMFHNKGREIKEIYGENGKILNVNYKWACCKKGLECKGCNHGFHI is encoded by the coding sequence ATGGCCTCAGCTACTGTGGTGAATAACTTCACCACCCCACGAACCAATTCAATGTCCAGTGCACGACTGACCAATACACCATTGGCCAATGTGCTACCAGTTTCACGATTGACAAATCGTACTGGCAGCATGCTTGATATCATAAACGTGGACgatgacatcacacacactgtTGCCAACCTTCTGGATGTGAGCAGAAACGAGTCTGAGGATTATGAAGAACTTCTGGAAAATATGGGCAAGACCCTTCAGGCTGAACGCAATCTTTGGAAACAACGTCTGAATGCAGCTATGCACGAGATTGATCGTCAGCACAAACTCATCATTGGCCATGATACACTGGTCCAGGAACTGCGATTTCTACTATGTATTGAACCTCCCCAGAATTCTAAACCAGAGAAAATTCTTGAAGATGAAATGTTACAGGACACTCTTTCAACAGAAACTGTATTGCAAGACCTAAAATTgaagataaaacatttaaaacagttGGCAGGTGTCAATGAAGATATACTGCCCAAAAATCCAAAGGAGAAGATGGCCAAATACTCTGAACTTGACTTCAAATACTTGAAAAATGCAATCGCAAATCTTCACTGGGAGAAAGACTCTCTACAGTCTAAAATTGAAGAAAGGGACACAGAAATATTGTGGCTGAAAGGTGAACTCAAAAACACCACGGGACAACTGACAAAAATGCAAGACATTGTCACCTCATACAATGCTTCTCACAATGGCATTGGTTTCCATTTAGAGAATATGGAAAATGATAATTTGTCGGAAATGGAGAAATCTTCCCGTCAAACGTGTAAGCAATTAACTCCAAAACGTACGCCGAACACAAAGGAAAGGAAATACATAGAGGGAGATCAGATTGTGTCCTATCCTGTAGGTAAAGAAGAAGTCGCTTTCTGGAAAACAAGACTGAAAGCTAATGTTTACTCAAACAAGGGGGGTAACTCTCGAACAGGTGTAGCCCAGTGTCTCCGCTGTAACCGGCTATTCAAGCCTTCCGATAATAACAACAAAGCATGTATGTTTCACAACAAAGGGAGAGAAATTAAAGAGATTTATGGTGAAAATGGCAAGATACTGAATGTCAATTACAAGTGGGCATGTTGTAAGAAAGGTCTAGAATGTAAAGGCTGTAACCATGGTTTCCACATATGA